The Elaeis guineensis isolate ETL-2024a chromosome 5, EG11, whole genome shotgun sequence DNA segment CTCTTCTTCGCCATCTCCGCCATCTCCCGGGCATTTCTCCTTAGCTCCTCTGACCTTTCTCCTTCCATCACCTCCCTCACCATCTTTTCCACGATGCTTCTCCCACACAAGTCCTTCATGTCCAACCCGATTTCCCACACAGCACTCACAAACCTGCTGTTGATCTGCTGGTCGGCAAAGAACGGCCAGCAGAGCATCGGCTTGCCCGCCGCGATGCACTCCAATGTCGAATTCCAACCGCTGTGGGTCACGAAGCAACCCACCGACGGGTGGGCCAGCACCTCCTCCTGTGGGGCCCATCCCACGATGCATCCCCTATCCCTCGTCCATTCCTCCACCTCCGCCGGCACCGCCGGCTTCTCCTCCGTCCCTCCCCCTCTCATGTTGATCAGATCCGACCGCACCACCCACAGGAACCTCTGGCCGCTGTCGACCAACCCGTGCCAGAACTCCATGTACTCCTCCCTCGTCACCACCGTCAGGCTCCCGAAGCTCACGTAAACAACCGACCGGTCTGGTTGGGCGTGAAGCCAGGTCATGCAGTCCCGATCCTCTTGCCACAGGCTGCCGGAATCTGATGAAGTTCCGGCCTGTGCGTTGAGGGGTCCGACAGCGTACGTGACGGGGCTGTGTTTCCGGATGTGAGACAGCGCCGAGCCCTCCAGAGACTCCAAGGTGTTGAGTATAAGCGCTCTCGCTCGATTCGTGCTGGCAGTCACAGAAGACATCACCTGGAGTTCCCGGTCCATCTGGTCTCTCGCCTGCCTGCAAAAGCTTGGAAGATCTCGCCGCCGCAAGAAGCTCTCCATCCCCGCCACTCCTCGCACCGGCTCGTCCAGATCCGCACCCTCTGTTCCATTGCAccgatcaatatttttttagtttcttttaCTGGAATGGAAGAATTGGTTCGATTTGTACCTGGAAAGGGGATCTCTCCGCTCTCTAGTAGATTGGGAATGCAGAGATAGGCCCAGACGCAGCAGGCGCTAATGGTTCGGAACATGATGGCAGGGATCCCCACCTCTTCCGAAACGTCGATAGTGAACGGCATGAGACCGTCCGCTATCACGCACGTCACCGGCGGCCATCCGTCGGTATCTTTGTCTCGGTAGGCGAGCAAGAGGTCGCGGAAGGAGGTAGCGGCCCGGGTCCTCATCGACTCCTCCAGATCGAAGAAGTTGAAGACCGACCGGGTTTCTTCCTCAGAGAGGCCATCGGGAATGGACGCGAAGCGGAACTTTGGGCGTTGCGCGAGCCGGGAGAGGGCTCCGGAGAACTGGCTGAGGCGGCGGTGATTGTGGTGGGTGTTGAGGAAGGTGACGTGGAGGCCGGCGCCGGAGAGGAGGTCGGCCAGCTTCAGCATGCAGTTCACCATGCCCTGCCCCGGGAAGGGGAATACCAGCACGTGCGCCTCCTTCCGACGACATCCATCCATCTCCAAGCAAAGGTAGCTTGCTCCCGGAGTTCCCACAGCACGGAGATGCGTCCTTGGGTTGGACCGTCGGACAATTAACCAAAAAGAATGGACTTATTTTATGTTACATCCTCCACGAACTATGAAAGAAGTAATTAAAATTTGACTGAGTGAGAACCCCCAGTGGAGCATTCTTTTTCCACTGCCATTGGGGCAAAATTTTTTCAGCCGTGTAGCCTATGACGGCCTGTCCTGATCAGGAATGGACTGCACAGGTTGCGAGATGAAGCATTCTACGGGCTCATTGGCGTTGGAAGATAAGGATGAAACTGATTTTGCTAGGCAGTCGTGGAGACCATAAGTTCATGCCAGCTCCAGGAGCCATCCATAATTGTCATGAGTGCGATGTCTTGACATTCCCTCCTTCACGCAAACTTTGCATTTTGTCTCCTTTATATAATTAGATGTTCTCCTTTTGAGGAGATAATTTATAGACTTGTTTTCATTGAAATttgtttttttataaaaaagttaTAGATCACCTGCTGTCCATCATCAGTCAGTTCACCGAGAGACGTGAAAATCACTGATTGGTTAAATTCAAAGGAGCCCGATTGACGCTCCCAATACCCTCAACTGTTGTACTCTAGGTGGCCTGAGAGGTGATTATTAGGTGATAGTTGGTACAAACTAGTCTATTTACACGTGGCTTAGTAGTTTTGTGCAGAACGAGActgttgaaattaaaaaaatatttaattcatgattaaaattaaaattaaaataaaaattaaaataaatcgaaatcaaaatcaaaattagaatcgaaataaaaattaaaatggatcagaatcaaaataaaaatgatcTAATCTCTCGAAGCATTTAGTTCGTGAttagaatcgaaattgaaatggatGATTCTCAATATTGCTGCTTGATTCGTATAAAGATAAAAATcgaaatcaattcaaatttttatttttatttttatttttaaataaattttttaaaaattaattattttaaaaattaatattaaataaaaattaaatataataataaaagatgaaatattttataaaatattttataaaataaaatataaaaataaataattttataaaaaatataaaatattaaagtcTGCAGTATATCACTTCCTTTCCCTGCAGTCCTACTCCAATAATATTCTTGGTTATTAgctatatgtgtgtatatgtgtgtgtgtatatatatacacggtCAAAACAACAAGATATCATCTTGGCGAAACTAGAAAATTGACTTGTTAAATGGTTCGAAAGTGACTATACATGCATGCAACCTGGATTATTAAATGGCTATGTCAGACCCTGCTCTTGTTATGCTTAAGACAGAAATAGTTGTAACAAGCAACAACATTAATAAAGTCCTGTGCTGAATGGCACTTATTTCTGCTGCCCATTTGAACTAATGGCTCTAATGTGTTCGACCAAACTCCAGTAGTCCCTGTAAGACGACCCTCCTTTGGCCACGCTCCTCCTCGCAAGTTCCGCCATCTCCATTGCCGACGTCCTCAGCCGCTCTGCCCTCTCCCGTACCATCACGTCCCTTACCATTTTCTCCACAATGCTTCTCTCGCATTTGTCCTTCATGTCCGCCCCGATCCTCCACACGTCGCTGACAAACCTACTGTTTATCTGCTGGTCCGCAAAGCAAGGCCAGCATATCATTGGAACACCTGCCGACACGCTCTCCAGCGTCGAATTCCACCCGCTGTGGGTCAAGAAGCATCCTACGGCCGGGTGGGACAGCACCTCTTCCTGGGGTGCCCAACCCACAATGCACCCCCTCTCTCTCGTTCCCTCCGCCTCGGCCGGTACTGCCTCCCCTGTCTTCCCTTCGACCAAATCCGATCGCAGCACCCATAAGAAGCGCTCACCACTGTCCACCAACCCGTGCCAAAACTCCATCAGCTCTTCCCTCGACATCACTGCAACGCTTCCGAAGCTAACATAGACGACGGACCTCGGCGGCTGAGAGTCGAGCCATGTCATGCAGGAGCGGTCTTCTTGCGAAAGTCTGACAGAGTTGATCGTAACAAATGAACCACCATTCTCGAAGGTTTTGACAAGAAGATGGAGAGGCCCGAGGGCGTAGGTGATGGGAATGGCGGAACGGATGTGCGAGAGGACGGGGCCCTCGAGGGACTCGAAGGTGTTGAGAATGAGAGCTCTCGCTCGCCTTGTGCTTGCAGTGGCGTTGTCCACGGACTGGAGACCGCGATCAGATGTTGTCTTGGCATTTCTACAAAAACTTGGGAGGTCTCTCCGTCGTAGAAAGCTTTCCATCCCTGGCACGCCTCGTACCTTCTCGTCCCAATCAGCCTCCTCTGGAGTAAATTGAGATTGAATAAGGGGCAACCTTTAAATGAGACGTGTTGATGGTTTGTAGCTGGTGCTTCGAGCCTTCGAGTTTTGAAGTGGAGAAAGTTTAAGCCTTGATTTTGTCGATTTTTGTTTCTGATATGAACAGCTTTTAGGAATCTTTAAGcagcttttctcttctctttcaatGTTGACTGCAGTTTTTCTTCTCTCTAGACGGTTTCGTAGAATGGAACACGCTACCCCACCATTGATGAGCTGGGGATCCCTGCGGTGCATGCTTTCCACCGCCAAGGCTGTACAATCATGACAGCCGCCAGGTCATCTTAGATCAGCATTTTCCCCAATGCTTTTTTGGCGCTGCCCGAGAGTGGTATGAATCTGGGTGGTCATCATATCATTCACAGATAGCTATCTAACGAGATATGGTACATAAAATGCACTGCATGCGATGTCCGCCATATCTGATAGTTATCCATCTGGACGATACGGCAAGCATCCAAGATTGTAGCACTCCCAACAGTGAAAATTGCACGCTACAGAGGATCCGTCTCCATCATCTTTTGCTGGGGATAGATGATTGTTGCTTATTCTTATGAGATACTGTGTTGGGCACCCAACACGATCCTTTATATTCTCAATTGAGTAATAGCCATCTACATGTAAGATAGGATGATATAGCAGCTATCCAAgattatgtacagcttttgttgaggtgcaaaatatttatcataaaagatttgattttatcataaattaattgTTGGGCATAATGCTTTAAAGATGATCGAACACTTTAGATAATGAGTAAAATAGAAGTTATCCATTTCTATTCTTATTTTACTAATTATTGCTATAACATATTTTCTTATCTAATTTAATGAGTATATTGCAgtagtattttttattaaaattaatcatAAGTATTTATTTAATTAGGGGATCTTATTTTGGCCTTTGCTTTTTTTTCTTGCTTAGCAAGTTTtcttattctaaaaaaaaaaaatctctataaaTACTCATTGCAACCACTCAATTGGCATAGTTTaggattaataaaatttttaaatttttttttctattcttttatACTAGCATCACGTTCACATCCTGCATGAGTAAGCATGTCAGCAACCAAGAGAGTGGTTGAAACTATTTTATAAGTTTCAATCATATGCCACGGATAAATAATGTGGCATGCATGACAACCGCTCCAGGTTGATAATGACTTCATAGAGCATGAATCTGGACAAAATGACATAGGGTCTGAATGATCTTTTTTTATGTGCCAAGATGCTCGTGTTTcatgaatgaaaatattttatatgattacaTTAGGTGGAGATAAATGGCATCTTTCCtggttcaatttttttattttgtggtAGGAAGGTCGTCTTTTTCTCGTTCTGGCTCTACTATGGATGTACGGACCAACATTAGATAAGAGACAGAGAATTTCTCCTCCACCCCTGGAAGACACGGATGCCTTCTTTAGCATATGACTTATGGATGATATAATATGCATGATTCGAAGTATCACGTCTAGGTAATTCTTAGGCCACTCTTTGTTAAGGTCTTTTCCGAGGGTGAGCCTCTACCTCTTCCTCTAGAGAGGATGGATGATATAATATGATTCCAAGAATCACTTTCAGGTAATTTGATGCATGTGGTGTGGGATAATGTGAGTGGTGGTAATTTGATGCATGTGGTGTGGGATAATGTGAGAGTGGTGGtcttaagtattttcttttaagaaAAGGCGTTTCCTGGCCCTTCTGAACTTTTAAATAGGAATGATTGACCGTGTACGTACATACCTGGGAATGGAATCTCTCCGCCCTTGATGAGATCGGGGATGCGATAATAAGCCCAGAAGGCGCAAGCACTGCTCGTCCTAAAGAAGATCACCGGGATCCCCACCTCCTCCGCCACCTCCCACGAAAGCGGCAGGCTTCCGTCGGCCACCACACACGTCACTGATGGCCATTCGTCAGGATCCCGGCCGGCCGGGGCCAGCAAATCCCTGTACGGCTCCCTGGACCGAGTGCGGATGGACTCCTCGAGCTCTTGCAACGGGACGGAGGCTCGACGATCATCCTCCGGGAGTCCGTCGGGAATGGTCCGAAACCGGAACCGGGGGAGTCGGGCGAGCGGCGGGAGGGTGGGGGAGTTGAGGAGGAGCCGGCGGTGGATGCGTTCGGTGTTGATGAAGGTGATGCGGAGACCAGCCAGCAAGAAGAGCTCGGCCAGCTTGAGCATCGTTGGCACGTGACCTTGGGCCGGAAAAGGAAATATCAGCACGTGGGGCTCCCCCGCCACCTCCGCCATCTTGCTCTCATGCAGTGGGTTGGCATGAAGCTGTTGCAACTTTATAGACGGTGGTGGCCTTATCCTCTTAAGCGGCTAAGGTAAGAAAGGGGCTGCCATTGGCGTGCTGTAATGCTTCCATTCCACACGCAAACGAAAGTGACGATAGACATGACGAGCTATTTTCATTCCAGCCAGTTGAGTCGGTTGAAGAGGAGAAATACCGAGCGCTAGCTTTCCGAACCAAATCCAAAATATGGAAAAGTTGATAACGACGAGCAGCGATTCGTGTGGTTCGTTGAGCTTAGATTACACCGCATACCGCCGCACCGCATAAAGAGATTTTTAGATGTTCGTCCAGGCCAGTGCAAGTGTGAGGGCGTTCAGGTACCTAGGGAAAGTGAAGCTGCTGGGCCGCAGGTTATTGATCTGCGGATTCCTGCGTCAAATTAGGCGGCTGAATGTGCGTTGACTGCTATGTGACCTAGCGAACGGCATGTGTATGCTTTGCTAAGCAGGATGATTTGGGGAATGGGGAGGCGTACTTGACCAGGCACCAGGGGGAGTGgcctttgaaaattgaaatagagAAGGCAGACCATCCCAAGAAAATGGATGGAAAAAGAAATCACATAATttgttattataaaaaataatatgcagttaATAGTGGGGTGGGCCCGTATACTTTTGAGTCTGGCAGGGCCTGGCCTCAAACGTGATGGGGGCATACGAAATTGACCCAATTTAACACAGTGGCCAAGAAATGCCTATTGGACACAATGGGCAAGAATTCCTGTCTGCCCAAAATTGGACCAAGTCAATTGGATCAAAcctaaaaaaatacaaatttatTTATAATGTGATTTTCAgccatttataatttatttttttttttacttcttaatatttttttttctattgataaaaaatagatcattcatataagtcttatatgaataaattcaaaaaaatttaaaaacaaaaTGTTCCTAAGCGGCCTTGAGACCACCCTCACATCCATTGATAGAAAGTCTCTAGAGTGCTTCATAACAAAAACAGCCATCCAATTAGCTACAGTGTTTACCTTCCAGAAGATATTTCTAATAGTTAGGGTTGCGCAGCCCATCAACAAAGTCGAGATGTTATGCAAGAGGAGACGAGCAGCGACCTTCATGCATAACCTTGTATTCAAATCACTACTATAGTGGAATCTCCCTTGATGACCAGgtggtcgactcatagagtctaCCGTGCAAATGCTATTCCTGCCCAAGTTGCATGAAGCTTTGCTCTAGATATTGTAGGCACAAAAATATGGCTCCTCTAGGCTACCACAAGTTTGAAATCAGACCCACAGATCACAAAATTGTCACCTCAATATCTGTCTCTCATACTGTCATCGAAGTTAAGCTTGAGGTGTATCGGAGAAAGGGGCTCATGATAGAAAAAACCCATTAGGTCGCTACATAAATAAGATGGGAATTTCAGGTCTCTGATGATCTCGAGGTCATTTCAATCAGCTCCATTCCCAGAAAGAGGGCGCTCTCAAGAGTGAAACCTCATCGGGTACCTTCTGGATTCAAATACCAAGTTATTCCTAGACAGTCAGATGTGGTGGACAATATAGGCTACTTGAATACCTACCTCCCCGGTTGCATCACTCCTAGCACTCCACCTCAAAAACCCCAATAAAGCTTGAACTAGAGCCTTGGCTTAGATAATCAACTGATGCAGGCCCGCAAGGTACTAGACCTATTTGGCCCTCGAACGTAGAAAGAGAACATGCTCTACTGTCTCATCCTCTAAACCACATGATGGGCAAGCTAATTAGAGATCCATGCCCATGTTCCTCAGGATAGACCAAGTCGAGAGCCGGCCAGCCCTAAGCCAACTTTCATAGGAGAAAGCTCACTCTTGGATATACTCCGATCCTCCAAATCCACCTAACATCTAGCTGTCTAGTGGATTCCGTCTGATACAACTGGAAGAGGTCGGCTGTTACCACTCTCGGAAGGtaggaagatctctagatcttgACATCTTGCCTACTATGAATAGGAATTTTCAAAGACTACACATGCTCTCCCAGCTGCTTCCTAAAGAAATGGGTCACAGTCGCTGGGTTCCAGCCTCTGCCATCCAGATGGAATAGATCACATATCCTCATGGAGTCCACCACATCAATGCTAATAAAGGTCAGCCACCGACTTAAAGGCAAATTAAGTTTGAGCAATACTTTCGAAGCTTCTTGTAGGGCTTGCACCCTGGAGGAGGTGGTGTGCATAGGTTGGACTAGGATGTGTGCCAGCCGCTGAGGGATGGTGGTTTTGGTATTCAATCCTTGGTTATAAGACGGGAGACCATGATCACTTAGCATGCAATCTGATTTCTACTCCACCCTAATAGCCTATGGAGTATGATGATGAGGGTCAGGTATGATATTTGCCAGCAGATGATGAGATCCAAGCCTGTCGAAGTTACTCCTTCAAATGGAGAGAGATCTACGCACGAATCTCTGATGTGATTCTTCAGACAAGATGGGTCGTGAGGGACGGCTAGTCTATGAATCTCCTGGTAGACCTATGGATTGCTGAAATAACAAGGGCAACTTATTGAGGATATCGATGGAAGACATTTATAGTAGCTGCTTCAATTTTCCATACAACAATAATTCTTCCTACCAAATCTTGAGGTTCCATGACATAGAATAGCCAACTCATCAGAAACTATTGATAAATGTGAGCCAAACTCAGACCAGAGAGTCTCATCTCTACAAGCACATACACAGCCCCAGGTTGTGTTGCTGTATGATTCTCCTAAACATCGAATGGAAGGATAGCTTGCTCACCCCCCAAACATTCCAAAAAAAGATCATCTTCATTGATAAAATGATGGGGGGAATGGGTCTCGAAAACTCTCGATCGTTGAACCACCTGACTCCAAGCTCTTCTCTCTTGCTTCTCCCAACGCTAATCGACCATTGGCAGCTTGCAAGGTCATTTTAAGCCGGCCCACAACATCCTCATGACCCACACTTTTTCCACCCATTGATGGCTCCCCTTTTTCCCCAAAATCACCCCCAACCACCTTCTCCTTGCTGTCCAAGCTGAATTTATTGACGGTCAGATTTGGTGGGGGCCTAGAATTCTCCTCCCCTAATTGATTCCAGTCAGAGACTTCCTCGCAGTGCCCTTTGATGCCCACCTCATCTGAACTCAATGCGTACCTCTGATTGCCGATTGCAAGCTCAATACGGCACTGCCCCCAGCTAGTGCGAGGGTCTTCTCCTCCGATGAGGGTGATGGAGCATCTGGAGACACACCTCCTGTGCCCTGGTTCTCTCTCTCTATCCACCCTAAGCTCGAGCCCAAATTGCCGGCCCAGTTGGAACTGGACTTGGGGCTTAGGCTGGAAACTACTGAGCCCCCAGGATTGGGCCAATCGAGTTGGACTCCTAGCCTGCTTCAAGGATGACCCGCCCACATCAGATATGTAATGGTCCCTCAGGCTTGGGTTCTCCCCTCGGCCCACTTTTATGTCCTCCTACCTTGGGCACAATCGATAAGAACCTGTAACATCGAACCCGACTTGGTTGATTTGACTCGATCTGGCCTCGATTCATCATGTTGCTTCTCCGGTAGCACTTGACGAGCCGgatgagctctctctctctttgcctCGACGAGCTCGAACTAGAGGGAGATGAGTTTGGCCTCGAGTAATGTAGGTTGAACTCGGTCTCCTTCCTCAGCTTGGTTGGAATACTAGTCTGTCGAGGCTGTCAGATCTTGGAGGTTGCCACCCATGGCCTAAGCTATGGCCAAACAATGGCCATCGATGCCTCACCACCAACTGTATCTCCTTCCACGGCCATCGGGGAGGTGCAAAAGTACTCTGACTGTAGGGACTAGCCCCCACTGTCCAATCCTTCCTGAGGAAAATGGCAGTCGTCGTTAGCATGACCCAGCCTGCTACACTGGTAAGAGATGGCTGACGTATTCTCATTTACAAAAGGATGCCAAAAAAATCTCTTTATGCCCTCAAATCGAAACTCTCGGCTTCAAGAGTTCATATGAGTTGAGCCCCATCTGGATCTTCGCAAATCCGATTTTCTGACATCAATCAATGAACTCATCCATAGCCACTAATTTGCCAGCCTTCGAAGCTATACCCGTCAATATCTCCGATAGGCAATATTCTATCAGCAACCCAGGCAAACAGACCCAAATTACTATCCTTCGCACCATATTGACGCTGGAGACGAAGTCTAAGACCCATAGCTCTACTATTAGAAATTGGTCGGCAACGAACCATGGGC contains these protein-coding regions:
- the LOC105046324 gene encoding myricetin 3-O-rhamnoside 1,2-glucosyltransferase UGT709G2 → MAEVAGEPHVLIFPFPAQGHVPTMLKLAELFLLAGLRITFINTERIHRRLLLNSPTLPPLARLPRFRFRTIPDGLPEDDRRASVPLQELEESIRTRSREPYRDLLAPAGRDPDEWPSVTCVVADGSLPLSWEVAEEVGIPVIFFRTSSACAFWAYYRIPDLIKGGEIPFPEEADWDEKVRGVPGMESFLRRRDLPSFCRNAKTTSDRGLQSVDNATASTRRARALILNTFESLEGPVLSHIRSAIPITYALGPLHLLVKTFENGGSFVTINSVRLSQEDRSCMTWLDSQPPRSVVYVSFGSVAVMSREELMEFWHGLVDSGERFLWVLRSDLVEGKTGEAVPAEAEGTRERGCIVGWAPQEEVLSHPAVGCFLTHSGWNSTLESVSAGVPMICWPCFADQQINSRFVSDVWRIGADMKDKCERSIVEKMVRDVMVRERAERLRTSAMEMAELARRSVAKGGSSYRDYWSLVEHIRAISSNGQQK
- the LOC105046323 gene encoding uncharacterized protein, whose protein sequence is MTEGGEAHVLVSPFPAQGHVPPMLKFAELLAHAGLRVTFVNTDNIHRRFLASSPALQRLAGLPRFRFRTIPDGFPEDHPRPFLEFLDLEESLRTRSREHYRELLVPTDPDPDGWPPVSCVVADGMLRLASEVAAEMEIPLIFFRTSGAGAVWAYLCVPDLIEGGVIPFPAEEEDGLDETIRGVPGMEGFLRRRDLPSFCRNAKSTSDRPLLFVTNANANVRRGRGLILNTFESLEGPVLSHIRSAIPNIYALGPLHLLSRAFGDCGANVPFSSNSTSLWQEDRSCLKWLDSQPQRSVVYISFGSVTVMSRDELMEFWHGLVDSGKRFLWVVRPDLVEGKIEEAMQELEKETRERGCVVGWAPQEEVLAHPAVGCFLTHSGWNSTLESVAAGVPMICWPFFADQQVNSRLVGEVWRIGLDMKDKHERSVVERMVREVMEGDRAEELRRSAGEMAEHARRSIEEGGSSYRGFENLVEHIKAISSEKARSPTRLAQSWGLSSFQPKPQVQFQLGRQFGLELRVDREREPGHRRCVSRCSITLIGGEDPRTSWGQCRIELAIGNQRYALSSDEVGIKGHCEEVSDWNQLGEENSRPPPNLTVNKFSLDSKEKVVGGDFGEKGEPSMGGKSVGHEDVVGRLKMTLQAANGRLALGEAREKSLESVHSFWLIVRRSNPRTHLRAVGTPGASYLCLEMDGCRRKEAHVLVFPFPGQGMVNCMLKLADLLSGAGLHVTFLNTHHNHRRLSQFSGALSRLAQRPKFRFASIPDGLSEEETRSVFNFFDLEESMRTRAATSFRDLLLAYRDKDTDGWPPVTCVIADGLMPFTIDVSEEVGIPAIMFRTISACCVWAYLCIPNLLESGEIPFPEGADLDEPVRGVAGMESFLRRRDLPSFCRQARDQMDRELQVMSSVTASTNRARALILNTLESLEGSALSHIRKHSPVTYAVGPLNAQAGTSSDSGSLWQEDRDCMTWLHAQPDRSVVYVSFGSLTVVTREEYMEFWHGLVDSGQRFLWVVRSDLINMRGGGTEEKPAVPAEVEEWTRDRGCIVGWAPQEEVLAHPSVGCFVTHSGWNSTLECIAAGKPMLCWPFFADQQINSRFVSAVWEIGLDMKDLCGRSIVEKMVREVMEGERSEELRRNAREMAEMAKKSVAEGGTSYNDLQRLIQHIMSFSSYVPTC